A stretch of Bacteroidota bacterium DNA encodes these proteins:
- a CDS encoding cysteine desulfurase, which translates to MTSVLAQPFQARSIRESFPALSVQVNGKPLIYFDNAATTQKPLQVIDRMNRYYREENANVHRGIHTLSQVATDRYEAVRKQISSFIGAESDESVVFTSGATEGINLVAHGFLQPRLKAGDVILLSGMEHHSNIVPWQLAAERTGATIRVIPVTDRGELDLESLPQLLNGPVKLVSVVHMSNTLGTVNPVKEIIRLAHQVGAAVLVDAAQSLPHFRLNVQTLGCDFLVASGHKVFGPTGTGFLYGKPELLKETQPFHGGGNMIRTVTFEKTTWNDPPFRFEAGTPNIAGGLGLGAAIEFMETLDWQAVHEYEQSLLRQTTAVLRDFPGVRIIGEAAEKGPVVSFVMEGAHASDLGTLLDQEGIAIRTGHHCTQPLMKRFGVPATARVSLTFYNTPEEVDQLGRSLRKVSELMG; encoded by the coding sequence ATGACATCTGTACTGGCTCAGCCGTTTCAGGCCCGGTCCATCCGGGAATCGTTCCCGGCCTTGTCGGTTCAGGTCAATGGTAAACCGCTGATTTATTTTGATAATGCGGCGACCACCCAGAAGCCCCTCCAGGTCATTGACCGGATGAACCGGTACTACCGCGAAGAAAATGCCAATGTTCACCGGGGCATACACACGCTCAGTCAGGTGGCCACTGACCGGTATGAGGCAGTCAGAAAACAGATTTCCTCCTTTATCGGGGCTGAGAGCGATGAATCGGTGGTGTTTACATCGGGTGCAACCGAAGGAATCAACCTGGTTGCGCACGGTTTTCTTCAGCCGCGGCTGAAGGCCGGCGATGTCATTCTGCTTTCCGGTATGGAGCATCACTCCAATATTGTTCCCTGGCAGCTTGCGGCCGAACGCACCGGTGCCACCATCCGCGTGATTCCCGTGACCGACCGGGGCGAGCTGGACCTGGAATCTCTTCCGCAGTTGCTGAACGGACCGGTGAAATTGGTATCGGTGGTTCACATGTCGAACACGCTTGGCACGGTGAATCCGGTAAAAGAGATCATCCGGCTGGCTCATCAGGTTGGTGCAGCGGTTCTGGTGGATGCCGCCCAATCGCTTCCGCATTTCAGGCTGAATGTGCAGACGCTGGGATGTGACTTTCTGGTGGCCTCGGGCCACAAGGTTTTCGGACCGACGGGGACCGGATTTCTCTATGGAAAACCGGAACTTCTGAAGGAAACGCAGCCTTTCCATGGCGGCGGAAACATGATCCGGACGGTCACCTTTGAAAAGACCACCTGGAACGATCCGCCCTTCCGGTTCGAAGCAGGAACACCAAATATTGCTGGTGGATTGGGGTTGGGCGCTGCCATTGAATTTATGGAAACCCTCGACTGGCAGGCGGTTCATGAGTATGAACAATCTCTGCTCAGACAGACCACAGCCGTATTACGTGATTTCCCGGGTGTCCGGATCATCGGGGAGGCCGCCGAAAAAGGTCCGGTAGTCTCGTTTGTGATGGAGGGAGCTCATGCCAGCGATCTGGGAACCCTTCTCGATCAGGAAGGCATTGCCATCCGGACGGGGCATCACTGCACACAACCGCTGATGAAACGGTTTGGAGTACCTGCAACCGCCCGTGTGTCGCTAACGTTTTACAACACGCCGGAAGAAGTGGATCAGCTTGGCCGATCCCTCCGGAAAGTTTCAGAGTTAATGGGATGA
- the sufD gene encoding Fe-S cluster assembly protein SufD translates to MADWIQLYQPYLSPEPTGFRAEARNRLIRSARPAHDPESWKYTRLNDLLAKPFLPNLHPVASAPVRSEGIQWIDGQLSGKGEIGVNLQPLTEVLSGDSAWTQRFSPAADDFFGALTDSLGLNESVIRISRSVNPSVPVILNFTATGAGNRQLIPVNLWIDVEPRTEVILVDDYRGTGSGGYLQSVNVRLRIGEGAVVHHIRLQQEAAGAFHINRTTVDVLRDASYRSWVHSSGGSLIRNQFRVNLKGPGANSMLHGLALTTGSDQVENLTVIDHESPDCTSQESYKGILADASSVVFDGRIIVREGAQKTNASQSSRNLLLSNDATVNSKPQLEIYADDVKCYHGATVGQLDDLQLYYLRSRGISEDTARGLLIRAFASDVFSNLPVPSYQNRIARDLINRLFPGVDAGELE, encoded by the coding sequence ATGGCTGACTGGATTCAATTATACCAACCCTACCTCTCCCCAGAACCAACCGGATTCCGCGCAGAGGCCCGAAACCGGCTGATCCGTTCTGCCAGGCCGGCACACGATCCGGAAAGCTGGAAATACACCCGTCTGAACGATTTACTGGCCAAACCATTTTTACCCAACCTTCATCCCGTTGCATCGGCACCGGTCCGGTCTGAAGGCATTCAATGGATTGATGGGCAGCTTTCAGGCAAGGGCGAAATTGGTGTCAACCTTCAGCCACTCACCGAGGTTCTTTCGGGCGATTCGGCATGGACTCAACGTTTCTCGCCCGCAGCCGATGATTTTTTTGGCGCCCTGACCGACTCACTGGGACTGAACGAATCCGTGATCCGGATTTCCCGGTCGGTGAATCCTTCCGTACCGGTGATTCTGAATTTTACTGCAACGGGAGCCGGTAACCGTCAGCTCATTCCGGTTAATCTCTGGATTGATGTTGAACCCCGTACCGAAGTCATTCTGGTGGATGATTACCGCGGAACGGGATCCGGCGGGTATCTGCAGTCGGTGAATGTCCGGCTCAGAATCGGTGAAGGCGCTGTGGTTCACCACATCCGTCTGCAACAGGAGGCCGCCGGCGCTTTTCACATCAACCGAACCACCGTGGATGTTCTTCGGGATGCCTCTTACCGCTCGTGGGTTCATTCATCGGGTGGATCACTGATCAGGAATCAGTTCCGGGTGAATCTGAAAGGTCCCGGTGCCAATTCGATGCTTCATGGCCTGGCATTAACGACTGGTTCCGATCAGGTGGAGAACCTGACCGTAATTGATCATGAAAGTCCCGATTGCACCAGTCAGGAATCATATAAAGGTATTCTGGCAGATGCTTCATCGGTTGTGTTTGATGGACGCATCATTGTGAGAGAAGGGGCTCAGAAAACCAATGCCAGTCAATCCAGCCGCAATCTGCTGCTTTCGAACGATGCCACGGTGAACTCAAAACCGCAACTCGAAATTTACGCCGATGATGTGAAATGTTACCACGGTGCCACCGTGGGTCAGCTCGATGATCTTCAATTGTATTACCTGCGGTCCCGCGGAATTTCAGAAGATACCGCCCGGGGACTTCTCATCCGTGCCTTTGCCTCCGATGTTTTCAGCAACCTTCCGGTCCCATCATACCAGAACCGGATTGCCCGTGACCTGATCAACCGGTTGTTCCCGGGGGTCGATGCAGGAGAGCTGGAATGA
- the sufC gene encoding Fe-S cluster assembly ATPase SufC gives MLSIQNLHAGIDGRDILKGINLEVKPGEVHAVMGPNGSGKSTLSKVLAGHEDYSVSAGSVLYKGKNLLELSPEDRAREGVFLAFQYPVEIPGVTNIMFLRTALNEIRKYRGEEPLEPGDFLKYVRKKSEILHLDDSLLKRPVNEGFSGGEKKRNEIFQMAVLEPSLAILDETDSGLDIDALRVVSEGINKLRSPERSMIVVTHYQRLLDYIVPDVVHVLLDGRIVQSGSKELALELEDRGYDWIRERILAGA, from the coding sequence ATGCTGTCTATACAAAACTTACATGCCGGAATCGATGGCCGGGACATTCTGAAGGGAATTAACCTGGAAGTAAAACCCGGCGAGGTACATGCTGTCATGGGTCCGAACGGATCTGGAAAAAGTACCTTGTCAAAAGTGCTGGCTGGTCATGAGGATTACAGCGTCTCGGCCGGATCGGTCCTTTACAAGGGGAAAAACCTGCTGGAATTATCACCCGAAGACCGTGCCAGAGAAGGGGTGTTTCTGGCTTTCCAATACCCGGTTGAAATTCCCGGAGTCACCAATATCATGTTCCTGCGCACGGCTTTGAATGAAATCAGGAAATACCGTGGTGAAGAGCCACTCGAACCAGGCGATTTTCTCAAATATGTCCGTAAGAAATCGGAAATTCTTCATCTGGATGACAGTTTGCTCAAACGTCCGGTCAATGAAGGCTTCTCGGGTGGTGAAAAGAAACGCAATGAAATTTTCCAGATGGCCGTTCTGGAACCCTCGCTTGCCATCCTGGATGAAACCGATTCGGGGCTTGATATTGATGCACTCCGTGTGGTATCGGAAGGGATTAATAAACTGCGGTCGCCCGAACGGTCGATGATTGTGGTGACGCACTATCAGCGTCTGCTCGACTACATTGTGCCCGATGTGGTTCACGTGCTGCTCGATGGCCGTATTGTTCAATCGGGCAGCAAAGAATTGGCCCTTGAGCTCGAAGACCGTGGCTATGACTGGATCCGTGAACGGATTCTGGCGGGTGCCTGA
- the sufB gene encoding Fe-S cluster assembly protein SufB encodes MQELNELTKNEYKYGFSTEIDQEFAPKGLSEEIVRFISAKKDEPDWMLDYRLKAYRHWLTMEEPHWQNVTFPEINYQDMIYYAAPKQKAKLASMDEVDPELIRTFEKLGIPLEEQKLLANVAVDAVFDSVSVTTTFKETLKEKGVIFCSFSEAVREHPELIRKYMGSVVPYTDNYFAALNAAVFSDGSFVYIPKGVRCPMELSTYFRINAENTGQFERTLIVADDNSYVSYLEGCTAPKRDENQLHAAVVELIALDHAEIKYSTVQNWYAGDENGVGGIYNFVTKRGICKGHHSKISWTQVETGSAITWKYPSCVLKGDYSTGEFYSVAVTAHAQQADTGTKMIHLGRETKSTIVSKGISAGRGNQTYRGLVRMSRQAENARNHSQCDSLLIGSECGAHTFPYFEISNPSARVEHEATTSKIGEDQLFYCLQRGIPPEEAVSLIVNGYCKDVFRELPMEFAAEATKLLSISLEGAVG; translated from the coding sequence ATGCAGGAGCTGAACGAGCTCACCAAAAACGAGTATAAGTACGGATTTTCCACTGAGATTGATCAGGAGTTTGCTCCCAAAGGTCTCAGTGAGGAAATCGTGAGGTTTATTTCCGCGAAGAAGGATGAACCGGACTGGATGCTGGACTACCGGCTGAAAGCCTATCGTCACTGGCTGACCATGGAGGAACCCCACTGGCAAAACGTAACCTTTCCTGAAATCAACTATCAGGATATGATTTACTACGCTGCACCGAAACAGAAGGCCAAGCTGGCCAGCATGGATGAGGTGGATCCCGAATTAATCCGGACGTTTGAAAAGCTCGGCATTCCGCTCGAAGAGCAGAAACTGCTTGCCAATGTGGCGGTGGATGCAGTCTTCGACAGTGTTTCGGTCACCACGACCTTTAAGGAAACCCTGAAAGAAAAAGGGGTTATTTTCTGTTCATTTTCAGAAGCGGTGCGGGAACACCCCGAGCTGATCAGGAAGTACATGGGATCGGTCGTGCCTTACACCGATAATTATTTTGCCGCTTTGAATGCCGCCGTGTTCAGTGACGGTTCCTTCGTCTACATTCCGAAAGGGGTCCGGTGCCCGATGGAGCTGAGCACCTATTTCCGGATAAACGCGGAAAACACCGGGCAGTTTGAACGGACGCTCATTGTTGCCGATGACAACAGTTATGTGTCTTACCTGGAAGGTTGTACCGCCCCGAAACGCGATGAAAATCAGCTTCATGCTGCTGTGGTGGAACTGATTGCCCTTGATCATGCCGAGATTAAATATTCCACGGTTCAGAACTGGTATGCCGGTGATGAAAATGGAGTGGGTGGTATTTACAACTTTGTTACCAAAAGAGGAATCTGCAAAGGTCACCACAGCAAAATCTCCTGGACACAGGTCGAGACAGGTTCTGCCATTACCTGGAAATATCCGTCCTGCGTGCTGAAAGGGGATTATTCCACCGGCGAATTTTACTCTGTGGCGGTGACTGCCCATGCGCAGCAGGCCGATACCGGCACGAAAATGATTCATCTCGGTCGTGAAACGAAGTCCACCATTGTATCGAAGGGGATTTCGGCCGGAAGGGGAAATCAGACTTACCGTGGCCTGGTGAGAATGTCACGTCAGGCAGAAAATGCGCGGAATCACTCGCAGTGTGACTCGCTTCTGATCGGAAGTGAGTGCGGCGCGCATACCTTCCCCTATTTCGAAATTTCCAATCCGTCGGCACGGGTTGAGCATGAAGCAACCACCTCGAAAATCGGGGAAGATCAGCTGTTTTATTGTCTTCAGCGCGGAATTCCGCCCGAAGAAGCCGTCAGTCTGATTGTAAACGGCTACTGCAAGGATGTGTTCCGGGAACTTCCCATGGAATTTGCTGCGGAAGCCACCAAACTGCTTTCCATCTCGCTCGAAGGGGCGGTGGGGTAA
- a CDS encoding TMEM165/GDT1 family protein — translation MELKLFLTVFGSVFIAELGDKTQLATMLFSAKADVNKWVVFAGAASALILTSALGVLAGHLLSQVVSEKVLNIVAGVGFLAIGAWMLWSA, via the coding sequence ATGGAATTGAAATTGTTTCTGACTGTATTCGGATCGGTTTTTATTGCTGAATTGGGTGACAAGACACAATTGGCCACCATGCTATTTTCTGCTAAGGCCGATGTGAATAAATGGGTGGTATTTGCGGGTGCTGCCTCGGCATTGATTCTGACGTCGGCCCTGGGTGTGCTGGCAGGACATCTGCTGTCTCAGGTGGTGAGCGAAAAGGTGCTGAACATTGTGGCTGGGGTGGGGTTTCTGGCCATCGGCGCCTGGATGCTCTGGTCAGCGTAA
- a CDS encoding 8-amino-7-oxononanoate synthase, translating into MKADLTPRWAQELNDLKERNRFRQLTPGSGLSLAGNDYLNLSDHPALVQKTHELLSAGIPLGSTGSRLLSGTHRLHLETEEQIAIWKKSEAALLFNSGYDANTGVISTLIPKDSVVFSDKLNHACIVDGLKATGAHTERFRHLDMNDLESRLKKHESDLRPKFLIVESVYSMDGDKPDFLLLTRFCDRFGLHLIVDEAHGTGVFGKTGAGVLEEAGMMDVPLVTIHTCGKALGVSGAFVTGSRILIDKLINSCRNFIYTTAMPPIQAGLIGESIRLVQGMEREREYLKNLSVWSAGAIRNETGFSTGHTQSMIIPVIIGSDAEALRIALRCREAGFDVRPVRPPTVPEGTSRLRLSLHTRVTRDHIKSLIHCIQRD; encoded by the coding sequence ATGAAGGCTGATCTGACCCCTCGTTGGGCTCAGGAACTCAATGATCTGAAAGAACGGAACCGGTTCAGGCAACTGACCCCCGGTTCCGGACTCTCCCTCGCCGGCAACGACTATCTGAACCTGTCGGATCATCCGGCCCTGGTGCAGAAAACCCATGAACTTCTTTCGGCCGGAATCCCGTTGGGCTCTACCGGATCGAGACTGCTGAGTGGAACCCACCGGTTGCATCTGGAAACCGAAGAACAAATTGCCATCTGGAAAAAGTCAGAAGCCGCTCTGCTGTTCAACTCTGGGTACGATGCCAATACCGGCGTGATTTCCACCCTGATTCCGAAGGATTCGGTGGTGTTTTCTGATAAGCTGAATCATGCCTGCATCGTTGATGGACTGAAAGCCACCGGTGCTCATACCGAACGTTTCCGGCATCTCGATATGAATGATCTGGAATCCCGTCTGAAAAAACATGAATCGGATCTCCGCCCCAAATTCCTGATTGTTGAATCGGTGTATTCCATGGATGGGGATAAACCCGATTTTCTCTTATTAACCCGGTTCTGTGACCGGTTTGGGCTTCATCTGATCGTGGATGAAGCACATGGTACCGGTGTGTTCGGAAAAACTGGTGCGGGCGTTCTTGAAGAAGCTGGCATGATGGATGTCCCATTGGTGACCATTCACACCTGCGGCAAGGCTTTGGGCGTTTCGGGCGCTTTTGTGACCGGCAGCCGGATTTTAATCGATAAACTGATCAATTCCTGCCGGAATTTTATCTATACGACTGCCATGCCCCCCATTCAGGCCGGTCTGATTGGCGAATCCATCCGTCTGGTGCAGGGAATGGAACGGGAACGGGAGTACCTGAAGAACCTGTCTGTCTGGTCTGCCGGTGCCATCAGGAACGAAACCGGTTTTTCCACCGGTCATACCCAGAGCATGATTATTCCGGTGATCATCGGGTCGGATGCAGAGGCACTTCGTATCGCCCTGCGTTGCCGTGAGGCAGGATTTGATGTGCGACCTGTCCGGCCTCCCACCGTACCGGAAGGAACCTCCCGTCTCAGGCTGAGCCTGCACACCCGGGTCACACGCGATCATATAAAAAGCCTTATTCATTGCATACAAAGGGATTAA
- the bioB gene encoding biotin synthase BioB: MKPAIRHDWTREEIGAMFERPLLDLVYEAAGVHRQFHNPHDVQWSTLVSVKTGGCPEDCGYCSQSAHYDSPVDRTPLLSVEEVVEAARIAKENGSTRLCMGAAWRSPRPGKDWDQVLDMIRAVNGMGMESCVTLGMLNEEQARQLADAGLTNYNHNIDCSREFYEKIITTRRFDDRLKTIEHVQKAGIGVCSGGIIGMGESTSDRVGFIHTLATLAKHPDSVPINALVPIDGTPLANQKPLDPFDFVRMIAVARLTMPASMVRLSAGRLQLTEEAQALCFMAGANSIFTGETLLTTGNPRFEEDQTLLTKLGLNPMPLHAVELELTQTAGHEG, encoded by the coding sequence ATGAAACCAGCCATCAGACATGACTGGACACGGGAAGAAATCGGGGCGATGTTTGAACGTCCCCTGCTTGATCTGGTCTATGAAGCAGCCGGGGTTCACCGGCAATTTCACAATCCGCATGATGTCCAGTGGTCCACTCTGGTCAGCGTAAAAACCGGGGGTTGCCCCGAAGATTGCGGCTATTGCTCACAGTCAGCTCATTATGACTCGCCGGTCGACCGCACACCCCTCCTAAGCGTTGAGGAAGTGGTGGAGGCTGCACGGATTGCCAAAGAAAACGGATCGACCCGTCTGTGCATGGGCGCTGCCTGGCGTTCTCCACGTCCCGGCAAGGATTGGGATCAGGTGCTCGACATGATCCGGGCCGTCAACGGAATGGGAATGGAATCCTGTGTGACTCTTGGAATGCTCAACGAAGAGCAGGCCCGTCAGCTGGCCGATGCTGGTCTGACCAATTACAATCATAACATTGATTGCTCCCGCGAGTTTTACGAGAAAATCATCACCACCCGCCGGTTTGATGATCGTCTGAAAACCATCGAACATGTTCAGAAAGCTGGTATCGGTGTCTGTTCCGGTGGAATCATCGGAATGGGGGAAAGCACCTCTGACCGGGTCGGATTTATTCACACGCTGGCAACCCTGGCCAAACATCCCGACTCCGTGCCGATCAATGCACTGGTTCCCATTGATGGAACTCCGCTGGCCAATCAAAAGCCCCTCGATCCTTTTGACTTTGTCCGCATGATTGCCGTGGCCCGTCTTACCATGCCTGCCTCCATGGTCCGTCTGTCGGCTGGCCGGCTGCAACTGACCGAAGAAGCTCAGGCTCTCTGCTTCATGGCAGGTGCAAACTCCATCTTTACCGGAGAGACCCTGCTGACCACCGGAAATCCGAGATTTGAAGAAGACCAGACCCTGCTGACGAAACTCGGACTGAATCCCATGCCGCTTCATGCCGTCGAACTGGAACTGACCCAGACCGCCGGACATGAAGGCTGA
- a CDS encoding carbonic anhydrase, protein MNIDQIFSNNRDWIQDKLKSDRSYFKNLSKGQNPEILYIGCSDSRVTAEELMGVKPGEVFIHRNIANLVPNNDLNALTVISYAIRHLKVKHIVVCGHYFCGGINAAMQSADLGILNPWLRNIRDVYRLHQDELDGLKSTQARYKRLVELNVQEQCVNIIKTADFQKAYKDRNITLHGWVFDIHSGKLIDLQIDFDQILKRIMKIYHIVRL, encoded by the coding sequence ATGAATATTGATCAGATTTTTTCCAATAACCGCGACTGGATTCAGGATAAACTGAAATCGGATCGTTCGTACTTCAAAAATCTGTCTAAGGGTCAGAATCCGGAAATTCTCTATATCGGGTGTTCAGACAGCCGGGTGACCGCAGAAGAACTCATGGGAGTCAAACCAGGCGAAGTTTTTATCCACCGGAACATTGCCAACCTGGTTCCAAATAACGACCTGAATGCCCTGACGGTGATCAGTTATGCCATCAGACATCTGAAGGTTAAACACATTGTTGTCTGCGGACACTATTTCTGCGGAGGGATCAATGCGGCCATGCAGTCGGCCGATCTGGGAATACTGAATCCGTGGCTGAGGAACATACGGGATGTTTACCGACTGCACCAGGATGAACTGGATGGGTTGAAATCGACACAGGCCCGGTATAAACGACTGGTTGAACTGAACGTTCAGGAGCAATGCGTCAACATCATCAAGACCGCTGATTTTCAAAAAGCCTACAAAGACCGGAATATCACGCTTCACGGGTGGGTTTTTGACATCCACAGTGGCAAGCTGATCGATCTGCAAATCGACTTCGATCAGATCCTGAAACGGATAATGAAGATTTACCACATCGTCCGGCTGTAA
- a CDS encoding MFS transporter — protein sequence MLSIQRRLTSGFYMLLSLPATAMGFALSVQISALSWILTTQFNLDIHEVGLVWAAGPLAGIFGQVIIGLISDKVWFWSGRRRPFILIGGFLAALMLLALPNIGFIHEATGVAIIFVAVTVALTLDLAINISFNPTRSVIADVTPEGNPRTKGYTWMQTISGFFGVLAYFIGAQYGNITLIYLSVFLVLAFSLIPPFFITEPRELETAKTSDDPQETVTHQTEWMELIKLYVAHGFSWLGIQAVFVYIIAFIQQKMPGLGDAGTGQVISYSFLVMNFVGFLFPAFILEPVAERIGRVWTHTLAVALMAIGYFGVIFYATTPMVLYALMALIGIGWAAVVSLPFAIMSEKVDKSRMGFFMGIFNLSVVIPQLLVSLLVGAWIQSSDDKASLFWFAAVTLSVSAMLWLLVKEPRRSSGPSVPGSGGH from the coding sequence ATGCTTTCCATTCAACGACGGCTCACCAGCGGGTTCTACATGCTTCTCAGCCTGCCGGCCACCGCCATGGGTTTTGCACTGTCCGTGCAGATTTCGGCTCTCAGCTGGATTCTGACCACACAGTTTAATCTGGATATCCATGAGGTGGGGCTGGTCTGGGCTGCCGGACCCCTTGCAGGGATCTTCGGTCAGGTGATCATTGGTCTGATTTCGGATAAAGTCTGGTTCTGGAGTGGTCGCCGGCGGCCGTTTATCCTGATTGGCGGATTTCTGGCTGCTCTCATGTTACTGGCGCTCCCTAACATCGGATTTATCCATGAAGCCACCGGTGTGGCCATCATTTTTGTGGCAGTCACGGTCGCCCTCACCCTCGATCTGGCGATTAACATCAGCTTCAATCCGACCCGCTCCGTCATTGCCGATGTGACTCCCGAAGGAAATCCGCGTACCAAGGGCTATACCTGGATGCAAACCATTTCCGGGTTTTTCGGTGTCCTGGCCTACTTTATCGGGGCACAATACGGAAACATCACCCTGATCTATCTCTCGGTGTTTCTGGTTCTGGCCTTTTCGCTGATTCCGCCCTTTTTTATCACCGAGCCGCGCGAACTCGAAACCGCGAAGACCAGTGACGATCCGCAGGAAACAGTCACCCATCAGACCGAATGGATGGAACTGATCAAATTATATGTGGCTCATGGATTTTCCTGGCTGGGCATACAGGCGGTTTTCGTGTATATCATCGCGTTTATCCAGCAGAAAATGCCAGGACTTGGCGATGCCGGAACCGGTCAGGTCATCAGTTATTCTTTTCTGGTCATGAATTTTGTCGGATTTCTGTTCCCGGCTTTTATCCTTGAACCGGTTGCAGAACGCATTGGCCGGGTCTGGACGCATACGCTGGCCGTGGCACTGATGGCAATCGGCTATTTCGGTGTGATTTTTTATGCCACCACCCCGATGGTATTGTATGCCCTGATGGCTTTGATCGGTATCGGCTGGGCTGCCGTGGTGAGTTTACCCTTTGCGATTATGTCTGAGAAGGTTGATAAAAGCCGGATGGGCTTTTTCATGGGAATATTCAACCTGTCGGTGGTTATCCCCCAATTACTGGTCAGTTTGCTGGTGGGCGCCTGGATTCAATCGTCAGATGACAAGGCGAGTCTGTTCTGGTTTGCGGCTGTGACCCTGTCGGTTTCAGCCATGCTATGGTTGCTGGTAAAGGAACCCCGCCGGAGCAGCGGACCATCGGTTCCCGGCAGCGGAGGTCACTGA
- a CDS encoding alkaline phosphatase family protein, with protein MKKRILALIPALTFGLLLQAGAPYLVVVSFDGFRHDYRSYVSMPALGNLIQTGFRAEALIPPFPSQTFPSHYSLVTGLEPVRHGLVLNRFFDPLKDEMFRMGDHEAMSDTAWFAGTPIWSQLGDEGVRSAVYHWVGSEAHHPDEWKTYLPGTPDSARLNQFSRWLGKPSHERPRAVFLYFEFLDDMGHWFGPGSPEVRRALSRTDSVLTVIRQTIASYGLTDSLNLLVVSDHGMTPLNLKNPIDLDPVVAYYDTTATIVPAYATVSVYSNGGAIAPPPMIAGIDWMRPPPGPFSHRFGDWIGIPEKGKVFSLKGKTLTLAPGGHGYDSRDPDMWGICFGTGPDFKPGSVIGHVMGVDVYALCRYLTGLPSDPEADGSLEPFIPVLKSAAGSPSDRR; from the coding sequence ATGAAAAAACGGATACTGGCTCTGATTCCTGCTCTGACCTTCGGACTTCTGCTTCAGGCAGGAGCGCCGTATCTGGTTGTGGTCTCCTTCGATGGTTTTCGCCACGACTATCGTTCCTATGTATCCATGCCTGCCCTTGGAAATCTGATACAGACTGGCTTCCGGGCAGAAGCATTGATTCCACCTTTTCCATCACAGACTTTCCCGTCACATTATTCCCTGGTTACCGGTCTGGAGCCCGTTCGTCACGGACTGGTGCTGAACCGGTTTTTCGATCCGCTGAAAGATGAAATGTTCAGGATGGGTGATCATGAAGCCATGTCCGATACTGCCTGGTTTGCCGGAACCCCAATCTGGTCCCAATTGGGCGATGAAGGAGTCCGGTCGGCGGTGTATCATTGGGTGGGCTCAGAGGCTCATCACCCCGATGAATGGAAAACCTACCTGCCCGGCACTCCCGATTCGGCACGGCTGAATCAATTTTCACGGTGGCTAGGAAAACCCTCTCATGAACGTCCGAGGGCTGTTTTTCTGTATTTTGAGTTTCTTGACGATATGGGCCATTGGTTTGGGCCCGGCTCGCCCGAAGTCAGACGGGCTCTTTCCCGGACTGATTCTGTGCTGACCGTGATCAGACAGACCATTGCCAGTTACGGATTGACCGATTCGCTGAATCTTCTGGTGGTTTCCGATCACGGAATGACACCCCTGAACCTGAAAAACCCCATTGACCTTGATCCTGTGGTGGCTTACTATGACACCACGGCCACCATTGTTCCGGCGTATGCCACCGTTTCTGTTTACAGCAACGGAGGAGCCATCGCACCTCCGCCCATGATCGCCGGCATCGACTGGATGCGACCTCCTCCCGGTCCGTTTTCTCATCGGTTCGGAGACTGGATTGGCATCCCTGAGAAAGGAAAAGTCTTTTCACTGAAAGGCAAGACCCTCACTCTGGCCCCGGGAGGTCATGGTTACGACAGCCGCGATCCCGATATGTGGGGAATCTGTTTCGGAACCGGGCCCGATTTCAAGCCGGGTTCCGTCATTGGTCATGTCATGGGTGTCGATGTCTATGCCTTGTGCCGGTATCTGACCGGATTGCCATCGGACCCTGAAGCCGATGGCTCACTTGAACCGTTTATTCCGGTCCTTAAATCGGCAGCCGGATCACCATCAGACAGGAGATAG